The Telopea speciosissima isolate NSW1024214 ecotype Mountain lineage unplaced genomic scaffold, Tspe_v1 Tspe_v1.0331, whole genome shotgun sequence genome segment CGTAGTCGCTCCGTTCCATGCCTCATTTCATAGGGAACCTCAAAGTGGCTCTATTTCATTATATTCCATCCATATCCCAATTCCATTCATTTAATATCCCTTTGGTGTCATTGACATAAGAGATGTCCTTTCtagtctatctctttctatttatatatatggaaaGTGAATAAATCATCATATAATAATCGAGAAATtgcaatagaaaagaaaaaggggaggtTTGTGATGATTTTGAAATCTTTTCTACTAGGTAATCTATTATCCTTATGCATGAAGATAATCAATTCGGTCGTTGTGGTCGGACTCTATTATGGATTTCTGACCACATTCTCCATAGGGCCCTCTTATCTCTTCCTTCTCCGAGCTCGGGTTATGGaagaaggaaccgagaagaaGGTATCAGCAACAACTGGTTTTATTACGGGACAGCTCATGATGTTCATATCGATCTATTATGCGCCTCTGCATCTAGCATTGGGTAGACCTCATACAATAACTGTCCTAGTTCTACCGtatcttttgtttcatttcttcTGGAACAATCACAAACACTTTTTTGATTATGGATCTACTACCAGAAATTCAATGCGTAATCTCAGCATTCAATGTGTATTCCTGAATAATCTCATTTTTCAATTATTCAACCATTTCATTTTACCAAGTTCAACGTTAGCCAGATTAGTCAACATTTATATGTTTCGATGCAACAACAAGATCTTATTTGTAACAAGTAGTTTTGTTGGTTGGTTAATTGGTCACATTTTATTCATGAAATGGGTTGGATTGGTATTATTCTGGATACGCCAAAATCATTTTATCAGATCTAATGTACTTATTCGATCTAAGAAGGACCTTGTGTCAGAATTGAGAAATTCTATGGCTCGAATCTTTAGTATTCTCTTATTTATCACCTGTGTCTACTATTTAGGCAGAATGCCGTCACCTATTGTCACTAAGAAACTGAAAGAAACCTCAGAAACGGAAGAAAGGGGGCAAAGTGAGGAAGAAACAGATGTAGAAATAGAAAGAACTTCCGAAACGAAGGGGACTAAACAGGAACAAGAGGGATCCACCGAAGAAGACCCTTACCCTTCCCTTTGTTCGGAAGAAAAGGAGGATCCGGACAAAATAGATGAAACGGAAGAGATCCGAGTGAATGGAAACGAAAAAACAAAGGATGAATTCCACTTTCACTTTAAAGAGACATCCTATAAAAATAGCCCAGTTTTCAAAAATTCTTATCTGGATGGAAATCCAGAAAATTCGAAGTTAGAAATActtaaagaagatgaagataaagACAATTTCTGGTTTGAAAAACCTCTTGTTACTCTTCTTTTTGACTATAAACGATGGAATCGCCCATTGAGATATATATACCTAAGAAACAATCAATTGAAAAATGCTATAAGAAATGAAATGtcacaatattttttttatacatgtCGAAGTGATGGAAAACAAAGAATATCTTTTACATATCCACCCAGTTTGTCAACTTTTTGTGAAatgatagaaagaaaaatatctttgTACATACTAGAAAAAATATATCCTGAAGAACTGTATAATCAATGGGTTTATaccaatgaagaaaaaaagaagaacttCAGTAAGGAATTTTTAAATAGAATTGAAACCCTAGACAAAGGATTTGTTACTCTAGAtgtacttgaaaaaaaaattcgagtATGTAATgaaaagattgaagaagaatacTTACCCAAAGGGTATGATCCTTTCTTGAAGGGACCCTATCGAGGAACAATTAAAAAATTGCATTCAATCATGAATGATTATTTAATTCCTTCGATAGAAAGGATTTGGATAAATAGGATTCATGGTATCTTTCCTACTGATTATCGAGAATTTGAACAGAAAATTGATACATTTGATGCGAAATCGTTTTCAATAGACATTTTAAATTTGTTAACCCCTATGAGTAAATTTGACAGGGAATCGAGACTAAATTTAAATTGGAAAAGACTTTCTTTATTAGCagaacaagaaagaaatgaTTTAGAAAATCAAGCTAAAttttttagctttttatttgatgCTGTTAGAATTGatccaaaaaatcaaagaaaaaaaaaaaaatctattggaATAAAAGAAATCCGTAAAAGGGTTCCTCGATGGTCATACAAATTAATCGACGATTTTGAGCAAGAGGTGGATCAGGAAGAATCATCAGAGGATCCGATTCGTTTAAGGAAAACCAAACATATAATCATTTTTACTGAGAACAATGCGAATACCAATACTTAtacaaataatacaaaaaattaTGATCAAGTGGACGAAGTGACTTTAATACGTTATTCACAACAACCGAATTTTCGTCGAGATCTAATCAAAGGATCCATGCGCTCTCAAAAACGTAAAACAACTATAGGGAAACTCTTTCAAGCAAATGTGCATTCGCCGCTTTTTTTGGACAGAATAgacaaaccttttttttttcatatctcCGGAATGATGAGGCTAATTTTTAGGAATTTGATggggaaaaatacagaattcGAAACTTTGGATTCTGAGGAGAAAAAAACgcaggagaaaaaagaagaaaaagagcgAATAGAAATAGCAGAAACCTGGGATAATATGCTATTTGCTCAAACAATAAGGGGTTGCTTATTAATAACCCATTCGATTCTTAGAAAATATCTTGTATTGCCTTCATTGATAATAGCTAAAAATGTCGTtcgtatttttttatttcaaatccCCGAGTGGTACGAAGATTTTAAAGCGTGGAATAGAGAAATTCATGTTAAATGCACTTATAACGGTGTGCAATTATCAGAAAGAGAATTTCCAAAAAACTGGTTAATAGAAGGTATTCAGGTAAagattctctttcctttctgttTGAAACCTTGGTATAGATCTAAGCTACGATCGCACCATAGAGATCCAATgaaaacaaaaggcaaaaaagctaatttttgttttttaacagtCTGGGGAATGGAAACGGAACTTCCTTTTGGTTCTCCCCGAAAACAACCATCTTTTTTTAAACCCATTTTTAAAGAActcgaaaaaaaaattcaaaaagtgaaaaagaaattttttttagttctaaaaaatttaaaagaaaaaaaaaaaaaaagatcgagTGACAAcgaaaatctaaaaaattcacaaaattctaTAATTAGAAATCAGATTATTCATGAATCATCCATTCGAGTCAGATCCACGGATTGGACAAATTATTCACTGGCagaaaaaaaaacgaagaatCTAGCTAATAGGACAAACACAATTagaaatcaaatagaaaaaatcacaaaagacaagaaaaaaatatttctaaCCTCAGAGATAAATATTAATCCTAAGGAAACAAGTTGtgatattaaaaaatcaaaatcgacgAAAAATTTTTGGCAgatattaaaaagaagaaataccCGATTAATACGTaaatggcattttttttttaaatttttcattGAAAAGATACACATAGATACTCTTCTATATATCATTAATATTCCCAGGATCAATGCACAACTTTTCCTTGAATCAACAAACAAAATTATTGATAAATACATTTACAATTACAATACTAAAATAAATCAAGAAGATATTAatgaaacaaatcaaaatacaaTTCACTCTATTTCGACTATAAAAAAGTCGCTTTTTAATACTAGTAATAAAAATTCGCAGATTTCTTGTGATCAATCTTCCTTGCCACAAACATATGTTTTTTACAAATTATCGCAAACTCAAGTTATTAATAAGTATCGCTTGAGATCTGTACTTCAATACCACGGAACATCTCTTTTTCTTAAGGATATAATAAAGAATTTTTTTGAAACACAAGAAATACTTCATTCCGAATCAAGGCATAAGAAATTTCGGAATTCTAGAATTAATGAATGGAAAAACTGGTTAAAGGGTCATTATCAATATGATGTATCTCAGACTAGATGGGCTAGATTAGTACCACAAAAATGGCGAAATAGAGTCAATCAACGCCGTAGGGCTCAAAATAAAGATTCAAAAAAATTGGGTTCATATGAAAAAGACCAATTAATTCATTCCGAAAAAGAAAACGATTCTACGGTGGAGTCATTACcgaatcaaaaagaaaaatttaaaaaacactACAGATATGATCGTTTATCacataaatatattaattataattatgaAAGTAGGAAGGACTTATATATTTATGGATCACCCTTACAAGTAAACGAGAGTCGAAAGATTCCCTATAATTACAACACACATAAACTTGAATCGTTTTATGGGCTAGAAGATATCTCTATTAATGATTATCTAGGGGAAGATTATCTTATTGAGACGGAGAAAAATCCAGatagaaaatattttgattgggggattctccatttttttcttataaaaaaggCCAATATTGAGGCCTGGGCCAATATGGATACTGGGACCAACATTCAAAAAAATACTAAGACTGGGACTGattattatcaaaataaaatacaaataatagagaaaatggataaaaaagatcttttttttctcaCGATTCATCAAGAAATCAACCCATCCAagcaaaggttttttttttttgattggatgggaatgaatgaagaaatacTAAATCGTCCCGTATcgaatttgaaattttggttcTTCCCAGAATTACTCCTACTATTTGATGCATATAAGATGAAACCGTGGGTCATACCAATCAAATTActtcttttaaatttgaatagaaataaaaacattagtgaaaataaaaacatcaatagaaaagaaaaaggggatcTTTTtatatcatctaaaaaaaaaaaatctcttgaaTTGGAGAATCGAAATCAAAAAGAACCGCTAGGACAAGGAGATTTTGAATCAGTTCTACCAAAGCAACAAAaagatcttgaagaagattATGCGGGATTAAACATTCAAAAaggtagaaagaaaaagaaaaagaaattcaagagcAATAGCAATACAGAATGGTACTTAGATTCTTTcctgaaaaaatattttatttttcaattcagaTGGAATGATCCTTTGAGTCAAAGAATGATAAATAATATCAAGGTATATTGTCTCCTGCTTAGACTGATAAACCCAAAAGAAATTATTATATCCTCTATTCAAAGAGGAGAACTGAGTCTGAACGTAATGCTGATTCAGAGGGATCTAACTTTTACAGAATTGATAAAAAGGGGGATATTTATTATCGAACCGATTCGTCTGTCTATAAAATGGGATGGAAAATTTTTTATGTATCAAACCATAAGTATTTCATTAGTCCATAAAAGTAAACAACAAACTAATCAAAGATACCGAGAAAAAAGATATATTGATAAGAATGATTTTGATGGATCGATCGCAAGATATGAAAAAATGGTTGGGGGTGGGAGTGAAAATTACTATGATTTGCTTGTTCCTGAAACTATTTTATCGCCTAAACGTCGTAGAGAATTGAgaattttaatttgtttcaattttaagAATGGAAATGCTCTAGATAGAAATCTAATATTTTGGAATGGAAACAACGTAAGGAACTGTGGTAAATTTTGGAATGAGAACAAAGATGTTGATAGAGATAAATTCATTAACATGAAATTGAAGTTCTTTCTTTGGCCCAATTATCGATTAGAAGATTTAGCTTGTATAAATCGCTATTGGTTTAATACCAATAATGGTAGTCGTTTCAGTATGTCAAGGATACATATGTATCAACGATTGAAAATTAGTTGATACTATATATTCGTGTCATATCTGCTATATGAAGGTAAACAGACGCCCCCTGTATTACATTTTGACACAGGATTGAATGACGTATCAATTCAATCTAGGAATGAATTGATAAAActtaatttaataaatttgatagaaaaagaagaaaaaaaaaaaagagtacatgAATAAATTCAGATGGTTTTGTATACTAGATTAAAGGGTCTGGCATTATTATTACTGATTGGTAAAATCCATATctgtagaaaagaaagaaatataggAAAAGAATTCTTTATATGGTAAAAAATTCATTTATCTCGATTATttcacaagaaaaagaaaaaaaagaagaaaacagaggaTCTGTTGAatttcaaatattcaatttCACCAATAAGATACGGAGGCTTACTTCACATTTGGAATTGCACAGAAAAGACTATTTATCTCAGCGAGGTCTACGGAAAATTTTGGGAAAACGTCAACGGCTGTTGGCTTATttgtcaaagaaaaatggagtcCGTTATAAACAATTAATTAGTCAGTTGGATATTCGAGAGGCAAAAACTCGTTAATTTGAAGATTCGTTTTGAATTATTTGATTTATTAGATCTTGAATTTTTATGAATTTCGTTTCGTTTTCAGCAATTGATGGAATAATGAATCGGGAAAAAAGATATGACTGTACCAGTTACAAGAAAAGACCTTATGATAGTCAATATGGGTCCTCACCATCCATCAATGCATGGTGTTCTTCGACTCATCGTTACTTTAGATGGTGAAGATGTTATTGACTGTGAACCCATATTGGGTTATTTACACAGAGGAAtggaaaaaattgcagaaaaccGAACAATTATACAATATCTGCCTTATGTAACACGTTGGGATTATTTAGCTACTATGTTCACAGAGGCAATAACAGTAAATGGACCAGAACAGTTGGGAAACATTCAAGTACCTAAAAGAGCTAGCTATATCAGAGCTATTATGCTGGAACTAAGTCGTATAGCTTCTCATTTGTTATGGCTTGGTCCTTTTATGGCAGATATCGGTGCACAGACAccttttttctatattttcagagagagagagttgataTATGATCTATTTGAAGCTGCCACAGGTATGCGAATGATGCATAATTATTTCCGTATCGGAGGAGTAGCTGCTGATTTACCTCATGGCTGGATAGATAAATGTTTGGATTTCTGCAATTATTTTTTAACAGTGGTTGCTGAATATCAAAAGCTTATTACGCGGAATCCCATTTTTTTGGAACGAGTTGAGGGGGTGGGCATTATTGGTGGAGAAGAAGCAATAAATTGGGGTTTATCAGGACCAATGCTACGAGCTTCCGGAATCGAGTGGGATCTTCGTAAGGTTGATCATTATGAATGTTACGACGAATTTGATTGGGAAATTCAATGGCAAAAAGAAGGAGATTCATTAGCTCGTTATTTAGTACGAATTAATGAAATGAAGGAATCCATAAAAATTATTCAACAGGCTCTGGAAGGAATTCCGGGGGGACCCTATGAAAATTTAGAAGTCCGACGCTTTGATAGAACAAAGGATTCTGAATGGAATGATTTTGAATATCGATTCATTAGTAAAAAGCCTTCTCCCACTTTTGAATTGTCGAAACAAGAACTTTATGTAAGAGTGGAAGCCCCAAAAGGAGAGCTGGGAATTTTTCTGATAGGAGATCAGAGTGTTTTTCCTTGGAGATGGAAAATTCGTCCACCGGGTTTTATTAATTTGCAAATTCTTCCTCAATTAGTTAAAAGAATGAAATTGGCTGATATTATGACAATACTAGGTAGTATAGATATTATTATGGGAGAAGTTGATCGTTGAAATGATAATTGATACGACAGAAACACAAgctatcaattttttttccagacCGGAATCCTTAAAAGAGGCCTATGAGCTCATatggctgcttgtccctattTTTTCTCCTGTATCAGGAATCACTATAGGGGTACTGGTTATTGTGTGGttagaaagagaaatatccgCAGGGATACAACAACGTATTGGACCTGAATACGCTGGCCCTTTGGGAATTCTTCAAGCTCTAGCAGATGGAACCAAACTACTTTTCAAAGAGGATATTCTTCCATCTAGAGGGGATACTCGTCTATTCAGTATTGGACCATCTATCGCGGTCATATCCATTCTATTAAGTTATTCAGTAATTCCTTTTGGCTATCGTCTTGTTCTAGTCGATCTCAATATAGgtgtttttttatggattgcCATTTCAAGTATTGCTCCTATTGGACTTCTTATGTCAGGATATGGATCGAATAATAAATATTCTTTTTCGGGTGGTCTACGAGCTGCTGCTCAATCGATTAGTTATGAAATACCATTAACTCTATGTGTGTTATCAATATCTCTACGTGCGATTCGTTGGGGCATaaacttttatttaatttacttttttacttaaattttctaatttactttaactttatTTGAACTTTGACTTTGGTTTCTAGTAAAGAAGTTGAATGTATTGACTAGattactttaattttttattgatcaTTCCAGTTAATGAACTTAAGCAGATAGTTATATGAGTGAAACAAAACAGCTTAAAAATTCGCAGTAAAAAGATTGAGTCTCTTTCCCTATGTACAAGAGTTGGGTGGAAGTAAACATAAGTAAAGCAGTATAAACTATTTACCCCAAGATTGATTGATTAATCATCAGGGCTTGAAGCGGGTGCAAAAGATTAAATGTATGGAGTTTTTACTATTGCATGTATTACCATACCGGGgatcaaacaaaaaagagtGGACGGTTAGTAACACCAAGGTACACAAAGGATTAGTAATAGAGCTAATGTAAGTTTGGACTACATAAAAGGAATTTTAATGGGGCTTTAAGTTGGTAGAAATGATCAAGAAGTACTTTCCCATGATCCCGATTCAGAGTATCCTCCTATCCACTGATTAAAGAAATGACTATCAGGAACGAagtaatctttttatttttttttagagtcCCCTTTTCTgagaaagaagaataggaaCGAAAGAAATGGAATGCAATTGCATGCaatagaaaaaaaggaaaaataagagatttttttctttttttttttttccatattctATCCATAGTAATAGAGATAGAATTCTTATTATGATTCATGAACTAATCTAAAGTCTAATTCTTTTTCGGAATCGAAAGATATGGGTCGAAATTTCTATTGATATTGATAGAACGAGTATTTTATTGAAGGATTAAGTTATtactaaacaaagaaaaattggaatttgaaaatgaaagatgagatCAATTCGGAAGCACTTTTTTTATTATAGCAGACAGAATTCTATTGGTCTAATTCAGGACTCTCCGATCTATCTTTACACTACTCTATTTACCTTACAAAGATATCGAGATAATGCTGAAGTGATCCTTAGATTTATTTGTGGCCTTCGAGGAGCCGTATGAAGCTGAAGTCTCATGTACGGTTCTGTAATAGCGATTGGAACAATGCTGTTATCACCGACTATAATTATCTAACAGTTCGAGTACAGTTGATATAATTGAGGCGCAATCCAAATATGGTTTTTGGGGGGTGGAATTTGTGGCGGCAACCCGTAGGGTTTGCtgtttttctaatttcttccctAGCAGAATGTGAGAGATTACCTTTTGATTTAccagaagcagaggaagaaTTAGTAGCGGGTTATCAAACCGAATATTCAGGTATCAAATTTGGTTTATTTTACGTTGCTTCTTATCTAAATCTACTAGTTTCTTCATTATTTGTAACAGTTCTTTATTTGGGGGGTTGGAATCTTTCTATTCCGTACATATTCATTCCTGAGCTTTTCGAAATAAATAAGGCAGGCGGGGTCTTTGGAACGACAATTGGTATCTTTATTACATTAGCTAAAGCTTATTTGTTCCTATTCATTCCTATCACAACAAGATGGACTTTGCCTAGGATGAGAATGGACCAACTATTAAATCTTGGGTGGAAATTTCTTTTACCTATTTCTCTAGGTAATCTATTATTGACAACTTCTTCTCAACTTTTTTCGCTGTAAAGGAATACCATATTCTAGATTATAGATTCATACCTTCTCtcaaacaagagaaaaaaacatcaaattatttgaattttattcATAGATATTCACGATATGCTCCCTATGGTAACTGGGTTCATGAATTATGGTCAACAAACAGTACGAGCTGCAAGGTACATCGGTCAAAGTTTCATGATTACCTTATCCCATGCGAACCGTTTACCTGTAACTATTCAATATCCTTATGAAAAATTGATCACATCAGAGCGTTTCCGCGGTCGAATCCACTTTGAATTTGATAAATGCATTGCTTGTGAAGTCTGTGTTCGTGTATGCCCTATAGATCTACCCGTTGTAGATTGGAGATTGGAAACGGATATTCGAAAGAAACGATTGTTTAATTACAGTATTGATTTTGGAATCTGTATATTTTGCGGTAACTGCGTCGAGTATTGTCCAACAAATTGTTTATCGATGACTGAAGAATATGAACTTTCTACTTATGATCGTCACGAATTGAATTATAATCAAATTTCTTTGGGTCGGTTGCCGATGCTAGTAATTGGGGATTACACAATTCGAACAATTACGAATTCGACTCAAATAAAAATAGCTACGGGGAAACCCCTTGACTCAAAAACGATTACCAATTACTAAGATTCGGTTTTGATCTAAAGGGGGGAGGCTTCTTTCATTTTGCTTGGTCAATAACTAAAAATCCTAGCTATTGATTGGTGAGAATCACGTCTTAATTTGAATTGAAAATTGATTCATATACCGTGATGAGTTCGAAACATCAAATTTCGTCTTGTCTTTCAGATTCGGATATAGAATGGAATTTGTCCAATAACAGTATATACATCTAAGAGTATCTACATCAATTCACACCCATTAGAATTTAATTCAATTAGGAGCGTAAACGtattatataaattatataaaatataaatagggtaatttattttttcccgGTCCGGTCAGGTCAATAAGGTCATGAAAGATTTCgacttatttatttcttattttacatataaataatatataatggATTTACCTGGGCAAATACATgattttcttttagtatttctGGGATCAGGCCTTATACTAGGGGGTCTGGGAGTAGTATTACTTACCAATCCCATTTTTTCTGCCTTTTCATTGGGATTGGTTCTTGTTTGTATATCCTTATTCTATATTCCATCGAACTCCCATTTTGTAGCTGCTGCACAGCTCCTTATTTATGTGGGAGCCATAAATGTCTTAATCATATTTGCTGTGATGTTCATGAATGGTTCAGAATATTACAACGATTTCCATCTTTGGACTGTTGGAGATGGTGTCACTTCACTGGTTTGTACAAGTATTTTTGTTTCACTAATTACTACTATCCTAGACACATCATGGTACGGGGTTATTTGGACTACAAGATCAAACCAGATTATAGAACAGGACTTGATAAGTAATGGTCAACAAATTGGGATTCATTtatcaacaaatttttttcttccatttgaaCTCATTTCTATAATTCTTTTAGTTGCTTTAATAGGTGCAATTGCTATGGCGCGTCAGATTCAGTGAAAAAAAATACTTAGAATTAGAAAtccaaataaatcaaaattaataagaaataagCTGTCTTATTTCATCTATATTTACTTcaattctattttttaatttttcacgTATAAAATAACAATGAAAATGTTTTTAGTTCGATGTATTTACTAACACCTACCTTTGTTCTTGTTATATCCTTTCTAGTCACTAGTCAATTGAATCGGTTGAATTTTTGTTCCTATTGAAATGAATCTAGATTGATGAGGGGTTGTTCAATGATGCTCGAACATGTACTTGTTTTGAGtgcttatttattttctatcggTATCTATGGATTGATCACGAGCCGAAATATGGTTAGAGCACTTATGTGTCTTGAACTTATACTGAATGCAATTAATATTAATTTCGTAACATTCTCTGATTTTTTTGATAGTCGCCAATTAAAAGGAGACATTTTCTCGATTTTTGTTATAGCTATTGCAGCCGCTGAAGCGGCCATTGGGTTAGCTATTGTTTCGTCAATTTTTCGAAACAGAAAATCAACTCGTATCAATCAATCGAATTTGttgaattgaaaattgaataaatataaaagaataaaattaagtagaataaaaatcaaataaaaagaaaatcatctaTATAAATAACCAACTCGAATTAGCATCTACGACAAACACGTATGACTAAGTTAGTTAAAATGAATAGAAGGTTTGCTAAAGCTAAGAAATCCAAGTATCTTGGCCTTCTCTCATCAGCAGATCCAGAAGTAAAGTAAagtaaattgattaaaaaaatttctgatAAATCGTTGATTCGTCTGGTATCTATAACATTTACTACTTTATTTTTACTAGATCGAAAATTTATGACGTTCAAAAATTTATAGATCCAATGTCACATTCAGTAAAGATTTATGATACATGTATAGGATGTACTCAATGTGTACGAGCCTGCCCCACAGATGTATTAGAAATGATACCTTGGGACGGATGTAAAGCTAAGCAAATTGCCTCTGCTCCAAGAACAGAGGATTGTGTAGGTTGTAAGAGATGTGAATCCGCCTGTCCAACAGATTTCTTGAGTGTCCGGGTTTATTTATGGCATGAGACAACTCGCAGTATGGGTCTAGCTTATTGATATGTTCCAGAAAACTCCAATTGaatccatttgatttctctttacCGACAAAACCCGTACTCgaaatagaaataataaaaaatataatattttgagTACGGGTTTTTCTGGTCAAAGCATATCTTGTTTTTACCACGAATTCTTTTCCTTGGTTAACAATAATTGTAATTTTTCCGATATCCGCGGgttctttaattttctttcttcctcataAAGGAAATAAGGTGATTCGCTGGTATACTTTATGTATATGTTTATTAGAACTCCTTCTAATGACCTATGCATTCTGTTATCATTTCAAATTCGACGATCCATTAATCCAACTCGAGGAGGATTCTAAATGGATAAATATTTTTGATTTTCACTGGAGATTAGGAATTGATGGACTTTCCATAGGACCCATTTTTTTGACGGGATTCATTACAACTTTAGCTACTTTAGCAGCTTGGCCAGTTACTCGAGATTCCCGATTGTTCCATTTCTTGATGTTAGCAATGTACAGCGGTCAAATAGGATCATTTTCTTCTCGagacctttttctttttttcatcatGTGGGAGTTAGAATTAATTCCCGTTTATCTACTTCTATTCATGTGGGGGGGGAAGAAACGTCTGTATTCGGCTACAAAGTTTATTTTATACACTGCTGGGGGTTCTATTTTTCTGTTAATAGGAGTTCCGGGTATGGGTTTATATGGTTCCAATGAACCAACATTAAATTTTGAAACATCAGCTAACCAATCATATCCTGTGGCATTGgaaattttattctattttggatttcttatTG includes the following:
- the LOC122647980 gene encoding protein TIC 214-like isoform X1: MILKSFLLGNLLSLCMKIINSVVVVGLYYGFLTTFSIGPSYLFLLRARVMEEGTEKKVSATTGFITGQLMMFISIYYAPLHLALGRPHTITVLVLPYLLFHFFWNNHKHFFDYGSTTRNSMRNLSIQCVFLNNLIFQLFNHFILPSSTLARLVNIYMFRCNNKILFVTSSFVGWLIGHILFMKWVGLVLFWIRQNHFIRSNVLIRSKKDLVSELRNSMARIFSILLFITCVYYLGRMPSPIVTKKLKETSETEERGQSEEETDVEIERTSETKGTKQEQEGSTEEDPYPSLCSEEKEDPDKIKETSYKNSPVFKNSYLDGNPENSKLEILKEDEDKDNFWFEKPLVTLLFDYKRWNRPLRYIYLRNNQLKNAIRNEMSQYFFYTCRSDGKQRISFTYPPSLSTFCEMIERKISLYILEKIYPEELYNQWVYTNEEKKKNFSKEFLNRIETLDKGFVTLDVLEKKIRVCNEKIEEEYLPKGYDPFLKGPYRGTIKKLHSIMNDYLIPSIERIWINRIHGIFPTDYREFEQKIDTFDAKSFSIDILNLLTPMSKFDRESRLNLNWKRLSLLAEQERNDLENQAKFFSFLFDAVRIDPKNQRKKKKSIGIKEIRKRVPRWSYKLIDDFEQEVDQEESSEDPIRLRKTKHIIIFTENNANTNTYTNNTKNYDQVDEVTLIRYSQQPNFRRDLIKGSMRSQKRKTTIGKLFQANVHSPLFLDRIDKPFFFHISGMMRLIFRNLMGKNTEFETLDSEEKKTQEKKEEKERIEIAETWDNMLFAQTIRGCLLITHSILRKYLVLPSLIIAKNVVRIFLFQIPEWYEDFKAWNREIHVKCTYNGVQLSEREFPKNWLIEGIQVKILFPFCLKPWYRSKLRSHHRDPMKTKGKKANFCFLTVWGMETELPFGSPRKQPSFFKPIFKELEKKIQKVKKKFFLVLKNLKEKKKKRSSDNENLKNSQNSIIRNQIIHESSIRVRSTDWTNYSLAEKKTKNLANRTNTIRNQIEKITKDKKKIFLTSEININPKETSCDIKKSKSTKNFWQILKRRNTRLIRKWHFFFKFFIEKIHIDTLLYIINIPRINAQLFLESTNKIIDKYIYNYNTKINQEDINETNQNTIHSISTIKKSLFNTSNKNSQISCDQSSLPQTYVFYKLSQTQVINKYRLRSVLQYHGTSLFLKDIIKNFFETQEILHSESRHKKFRNSRINEWKNWLKGHYQYDVSQTRWARLVPQKWRNRVNQRRRAQNKDSKKLGSYEKDQLIHSEKENDSTVESLPNQKEKFKKHYRYDRLSHKYINYNYESRKDLYIYGSPLQVNESRKIPYNYNTHKLESFYGLEDISINDYLGEDYLIETEKNPDRKYFDWGILHFFLIKKANIEAWANMDTGTNIQKNTKTGTDYYQNKIQIIEKMDKKDLFFLTIHQEINPSKQRFFFFDWMGMNEEILNRPVSNLKFWFFPELLLLFDAYKMKPWVIPIKLLLLNLNRNKNISENKNINRKEKGDLFISSKKKKSLELENRNQKEPLGQGDFESVLPKQQKDLEEDYAGLNIQKGRKKKKKKFKSNSNTEWYLDSFLKKYFIFQFRWNDPLSQRMINNIKVYCLLLRLINPKEIIISSIQRGELSLNVMLIQRDLTFTELIKRGIFIIEPIRLSIKWDGKFFMYQTISISLVHKSKQQTNQRYREKRYIDKNDFDGSIARYEKMVGGGSENYYDLLVPETILSPKRRRELRILICFNFKNGNALDRNLIFWNGNNVRNCGKFWNENKDVDRDKFINMKLKFFLWPNYRLEDLACINRYWFNTNNGSRFSMSRIHMYQRLKIS